A region from the Bubalus kerabau isolate K-KA32 ecotype Philippines breed swamp buffalo chromosome 12, PCC_UOA_SB_1v2, whole genome shotgun sequence genome encodes:
- the SKA3 gene encoding spindle and kinetochore-associated protein 3 isoform X2 produces MDPIRGFCGKLRSLAVTLDSETARLQRALEGEDSVDEQEVTDSKPESSECERPEKPDVKDDLLDSAAASTSVSEKSPRSPQLSDFGLERYIVSQVLPNPPQAVNNQKEEPKILTPFSKHSLVKTPKCALKMDDFECVTPKLEHFGISEYTMCLNDDYTIGLKNVKTNSETIETEPVPNDNVFATPGLITQPLGKNNAEHTHSPLAPTFCTPGLKVPSTKTSTAMVSTNSSSNDLETKESTSLVSNSDECFENFADPSSPTISSYENLLKTPTPPEVTTIPEDIRQILSKYNSNLASPVAVRAVSPINVFLPRHGGQNMRDASNKENW; encoded by the exons ATGGATCCGATCCGAGGTTTTTGCGGGAAGCTGCGGTCTCTGGCCGTCACCTTGGACAGCGAGACGGCCCGGCTGCAGCGAGCGCTGGAAGGAGAGGACAGCG TGGATGAGCAAGAGGTCACCGACTCGAAACCAGAGTCCAGTGAATGTGAACGTCCTGAGAAGCCTGACGTGAAAGATGATTTGTTGGATTCTGCTGCTGCAAGCACTTCTGTTTCTGAGAAGTCACCGCGTAGTCCACAACTTTCTGATTTTGGACTTGAGCGGTACATCGTATCCCAAGTTCTACCAAACCCTCCCCAAGCAGTAAACAACCAGAAGGAAGAGCCAAAAATTTTAACTCCATTTTCCAAACACTCACTAGTAAAAACTCCAAAATGTGCACTAAAGATGGATGATTTTGAGTGTGTAACTCCTAAATTAGAACACTTTGGTATCTCTGAATATACTATGTGTTTAAATGACGATTACACAATTGgacttaaaaatgtgaaaactaaCAG TGAGACCATAGAAACAGAACCAGTGCCCAATGATAATGTCTTTGCCACTCCTGGCCTCATAACCCAGCCATTGGGAAAAAACA ATGCTGAGCACACACATTCTCCCTTGGCACCTACATTCTGCACTCCTGGTTTGAAAGTCCCTTCTACGAAGACCAGCACAGCTATG GTATCCACAAACAGTTCATCAAATGACttagaaacaaaagaaagtaCATCATTAGTTTCAAATTCAGACGAGTGCTTTGAGAATTTTGCAGATCCCTCTTCTCCTACAATTTCTTCTTACGAGAATCTGCTCAAAACACCTACACCTCCAGAAGTTACTACGATTCCAGAAGATATTCGCCAG ATTTTATCAAAATACAACTCAAACCTAGCATCTCCAGTAGCAGTTAGAGCGGTGTCACCCATCAACGTGTTCCTTCCTCGGCATGGAGGACAGAATATGCGAGATGCCAGCAACAAAGAAAACTGGTGA
- the SKA3 gene encoding spindle and kinetochore-associated protein 3 isoform X1: MDPIRGFCGKLRSLAVTLDSETARLQRALEGEDSDFEDCPMRVLHDLNSEVRILKDDVNILLDKANLESQENIGFIKLTKILMRKNSMDIMKIKEFFQKYGYTPRAKKNSVDEQEVTDSKPESSECERPEKPDVKDDLLDSAAASTSVSEKSPRSPQLSDFGLERYIVSQVLPNPPQAVNNQKEEPKILTPFSKHSLVKTPKCALKMDDFECVTPKLEHFGISEYTMCLNDDYTIGLKNVKTNSETIETEPVPNDNVFATPGLITQPLGKNNAEHTHSPLAPTFCTPGLKVPSTKTSTAMVSTNSSSNDLETKESTSLVSNSDECFENFADPSSPTISSYENLLKTPTPPEVTTIPEDIRQILSKYNSNLASPVAVRAVSPINVFLPRHGGQNMRDASNKENW; encoded by the exons ATGGATCCGATCCGAGGTTTTTGCGGGAAGCTGCGGTCTCTGGCCGTCACCTTGGACAGCGAGACGGCCCGGCTGCAGCGAGCGCTGGAAGGAGAGGACAGCG ACTTTGAAGACTGTCCAATGAGAGTTCTACATGACCTTAACTCAGAAGTACGAATTCTAAAG GATGATGTCAATATTCTTCTTGATAAAGCAAACTTGGAAAGTCAAGAAAACATTGGTTTcataaaactaacaaaaatatTGATGAGAAAGAATTCAATGGatatcatgaaaataaaagagttttTCCAGAAGTATGGATATACTCCACGTGCCAAGAAAAATTCAG TGGATGAGCAAGAGGTCACCGACTCGAAACCAGAGTCCAGTGAATGTGAACGTCCTGAGAAGCCTGACGTGAAAGATGATTTGTTGGATTCTGCTGCTGCAAGCACTTCTGTTTCTGAGAAGTCACCGCGTAGTCCACAACTTTCTGATTTTGGACTTGAGCGGTACATCGTATCCCAAGTTCTACCAAACCCTCCCCAAGCAGTAAACAACCAGAAGGAAGAGCCAAAAATTTTAACTCCATTTTCCAAACACTCACTAGTAAAAACTCCAAAATGTGCACTAAAGATGGATGATTTTGAGTGTGTAACTCCTAAATTAGAACACTTTGGTATCTCTGAATATACTATGTGTTTAAATGACGATTACACAATTGgacttaaaaatgtgaaaactaaCAG TGAGACCATAGAAACAGAACCAGTGCCCAATGATAATGTCTTTGCCACTCCTGGCCTCATAACCCAGCCATTGGGAAAAAACA ATGCTGAGCACACACATTCTCCCTTGGCACCTACATTCTGCACTCCTGGTTTGAAAGTCCCTTCTACGAAGACCAGCACAGCTATG GTATCCACAAACAGTTCATCAAATGACttagaaacaaaagaaagtaCATCATTAGTTTCAAATTCAGACGAGTGCTTTGAGAATTTTGCAGATCCCTCTTCTCCTACAATTTCTTCTTACGAGAATCTGCTCAAAACACCTACACCTCCAGAAGTTACTACGATTCCAGAAGATATTCGCCAG ATTTTATCAAAATACAACTCAAACCTAGCATCTCCAGTAGCAGTTAGAGCGGTGTCACCCATCAACGTGTTCCTTCCTCGGCATGGAGGACAGAATATGCGAGATGCCAGCAACAAAGAAAACTGGTGA